GGCGGAGCTGACCAAGTACGCCGCCAACGCGATGCTGGCGACCAAGATTTCGTTCATGAACGAAATTGCCAACATCGCCGAGAAGGTCGGTGCCGATATCGAGCAGGTCCGCCAGGGCATCGGCTCGGATCCGCGCATCGGCTGGCACTTCATCTACCCGGGCGCCGGTTACGGCGGCTCGTGTTTCCCCAAGGACGTGCAGGCGTTGGCCCGCACCGCGCAGCAGTATGGCCATGAGCCGAAGCTGTTGAACGCGGTGGAGGCGGTCAACGAAGCGCAGAAGGGGCATCTTTACCAGCTGATCCAGCGCCACTACGACCGTGGCGAGGACGAAGGCGTGCGTGGCAAGACGTTCGCGGTGTGGGGGTTGGCCTTCAAGCCCAACACCGACGACATGCGCGAAGCGTCCAGCCGGCGCCTGCTGGCCCAGTTGTGGGAAGGCGGCGCCACCGTGCGCGCCTACGATCCCGAAGCCACCGACGAAGCGCGCCGCATTTTCGGGCAGCGCGATGACCTGGTGTTCTGCGACAACGCCTACGACGCGCTGGACGGCGCCGATGCGCTGGTCGTGGTGACCGAATGGAAGCAGTTCCGCAGCCCGGATTTCGTCCGCCTGCGCGAGATGCTCAACGATGCGGTCGTGTTCGACGGCCGCAACCTGTACGACCCGCAGGAGATCGAAGCCGCGGGCCTGGCCTACTACGGCATTGGCCGGGGACGTTCGCTGCATGCATGATTCAACCCCCACACCGCGTGAGCAGGCGCTGGAAGCGCGCCTGATCGAGCTGGAAATGCGCGTGTCCTTCCAGGAACAGGCCTTGGCCGAGCTCAGTGAAGCACTGGCCGATGCACGCATCGAAGGCAGCCGCAACGCCGACCTGACCCGCCTGCTGCTGGAGGACCTGGGCAAGGTCCGCAACGCGCTGTATTCCGATTCGGGCGAAGAACCGCCGCCCCCGCACTACTGATCGATTCCACGTCATGAGCGATACACTCCGCGACCAGCTGCTGGGCCTTGGTTTCAAATCCGCGCCCAAGCCAGAACGCAAACCCGATGCCCGCCGTGACGGCCGGCCGGGCAACAAACCCCACGGTGCGCGTCCCCCGGGCAAGCCCGGCGAAGCGCGCCCGCCGCGTGAGGGTGCCCCGGGGCGTCCGCCGCGCGAGGGCGATGCCGCGCGCCGCGCGCCGCACGGCAAGGGCCGCCCGGGTGGTGGCAATCGTCCCGGCCAGGGCCAGAACGCCGGCCAGGGCAAGCCCCGTTCGCGCGAGGACATCGACCTGGCCAAGGCCTACGCGATCCGTGCGCAGAAGGAAAAAGACGACCGCATCGAAGCCGAGCGCCTGAAGCAGGAAGAGGCACGCCTGCGCCGCGAAGCCAAGGCCAAGCTGGACGTGCTGCTGGAAGGCAAGTCGTTGAATGACGCCGGCGCCGAGATTGCCCGCCACTTCAACTACGGTGGCAAAATCAAGCGCGTGTATGTCACCGCCGACCAGCTCAAGGCGCTCAACGCCGGCGAGCTGGGCGTGCTGCAGCAGAACGGCCGCTACCTGCTGGTGACGGCGGCCGTGCTCGACGAGGCCGAAGCGATCTTCGCCCCGTCAGTTGCGCTGCGCGTGGATCCCAACGCCACCGCCGAGGCTGACCCATACGCCGACCCGGCCTATCAGGTGCCCGACGACCTGGTCTGGTAAGCGATCGATCGCACGACGAAGAAGGGCGCCGAAAGGCGCCCTTCTTTGGTTCTTCGCCACGATGCGGGACAAGCAGAGACTGCTTTGACGCTGTCCAGGCGCAGCCGTCGGTGGATCGGGCGCTGGGCCCCCATGCCCTTTCCGGCGAATGTCCCCCGGCGTCGGCCTGCGGCCGCCCCCTCCTCCTTTATTTCGCCTCCAAGGGCATGGGGGCCCAGCGCCCGACCCACCGACAGCGCCAGAAAAGCCTGGCTTCTCCTCCTTACCGCAAGCCGAGCCCCGTAGCGGCCGGTAGGCTCCTGGGCAAAATAAAGGAGGAGGCCGCCATGCGCGGCCGGGGGACATTTGCGCCAGGGGCCTACCGGTTGCTACGGGGCCCTCACGCTCGCGACCGGTCCGATCAGAGACGCCAGCCGATCCAAACCGCGCCTGCACACCCGGCCACCCGCGTAGCGTCGTGCTGACTCTGCGACGGCCCTCGCAGCAAGACCCTCCCCTTGGTTGGAAGAAGAACTCTCTTTTTTAGGGCGCAAGGCCCATCGTGCCGAGCGGGGGTTACTCCGTGATCGGCCCGGCCACTTCCTGCCCGGCCTGCCAGACCGCGCCGATGCGCTGGGTGTTGGCGATGTCGGTGAGCGGGTCGGCGTCCAGCACCAGCAGGTCGGCGCGCTTGCCGGCGGCGATCCGGCCACGGTCGGCCAGGCCCAGCAGGTCTGCCGCCTGTGACGTGGCCACCTGCAGTGCCTGTGCCGGGCTCAGTCCGGCCTGCACCAGCAGCTGCAACTCGCGGTGCTCGGCAACGCCGATCACCCGGTGCGGCATCGCACCGCCGTCGGTGCCGAAACCCAGCTTGACCCCGGCCGCATGCAGGCGGCGCACGTTGTCCAGGTTGGTCGCCACCGCCGCGCGCGCGGCCGGAATGCCGCTGCCGGCCAGTTGCGCGCGCTGCCATTCCGGCTGCGACCAGCGCGCCAGCACGTCGCGGTGCAGGGCCTGGCGCAGGAACGGCTGGTGCAGCGCCTGCGGGTGTTCGGCATACCAGTAGTTGGCTTCGTCGATGGCCACCGTCGGGATGTACCACGTGCCCTGGTCGCGCATTTTCCTGGCCAGCATCGGATCGACCGCACGGTCACGGATGCCGTGGGCGAGGATGTCGACCCGGGCATCGACCAGGTCGCGGGCCTGGTCAAGGTCGTGGATGTGTGCGGCCACGGTGAGCCCGCGTGCGTGCGCTTCGGCGATGGCGGCGCGGTACACCTCCGGCGTCATCATCGGGCGCTTGCCGCCGAGGTCGTCCACCCACAGCTTGATCAGGTCCACGCCGTCGGCATGCTGGGTGGCGACCGCCGCGCGCGCCTGTTCGGCGGTGCGCGGGCGCGCCACCGGATCGTGGCGCAGACCCATGCTGTCAGCCGGCGGTGCGCCATCGGGCGCGCCGATCCCGCCGCCGGCGCCGTACAGCTGCGCGCCCAGACGGGGATCGGCGTTCACCTCGGTGCGGAGGGCGAAGAAGTCGGCGCCATTCATGCCCAGCGCGGTGACCGTAGTGATGCCATAGCGCTGGAACTGGCGCAGGTCGCGCACCACGTTGTCGCGCGTGTAGAAGCGGTCGCCGTGCTCCAACCCCTGCGTGTTGCCCACATGCGCGTGGTTGCTGACCAATGCAGGCAGCAGCGTCTTGCCGGTGTAATCGACCCGGCGCGCACCGGTGGCGGCAGCGGGCAGGGGCGTGCCGATGTGCACGATGCGGGCGCCGTCGATCAGCACGGGGGTGATGCCGCGGTCGCGCTGGCCATCGAAGACGCGCGCGTTCTCGAACAGGATCGGCTCGGCGGCGGCAGGCAGGGCGACGGCGGCGAGCAGCAGTGCCCACAGGCGGGTCGGTCGCATCGGCGGCTCCAGTCTTGGGGGAGGGGTGAGCCTACCTTATCGGCGTGGTCGGGTTGGCGGGCGCGGGGGTTGCCGGCCAGCGGCCGGCACTACCGGGTTTGGGGTGCGTGGTTGCTGGGCAGCGGGGGCGCGACGGGTTGTCGGTGTGCGTGGTTGCCGGCCAGCGGCCGGCACTACCGGTTGGGTACGTAGTTGCCGCGCAGCGGGCGGCACCACCGCCGCGTCGGGATCATCTGCGCGGGCGGGCGCGGAGCAGGGGCAGGCTGATGGCGAAGAAGCACAGCAGGGCGCCGGCGAGCGCGAAGCCGCTGCCCGCCAGGAAGGCGGTGCGGCCCTGGTCGATGCCCCACAGCTGGCCGGCGATCAGGGCGCCCAGCACGCCGCCCACGCCGGAGGAGAAGCCATACAGCAGGCCCTGGCCGTGGCCGTTGAGGCGGCCGGGGAAATAGGTGGCCAGCATCTGCATCGCGGCCGCGAAGAATGCGGCAAACCCCAGGGCGTGCGCGGTCTGTGCCATCAGCATCACCGGCAGGTTCTCCGGGAACAGCGCGGTGATCGCCCAGCGCACGGTGGAACTGAGCAGGGCAATCAGCAGCATCCAGCTGGCGTCATAGCGGCGGAAGAAGCGGCCGATGGTGAAGAACACGCCCACTTCGAATACCACCCCGACGGTCCACAGCAGCCCCAGCGTGGAGGTGGCATAGCCGTGGTGGTCCATGTAGACCGAGAAGAACGTGTAGTACGGACCAAACGACAGCTGTTCCATGAACGCGGCCAGGAAGAAGGCCAGCACCTGCGGCTTGCGCACGATCTGCCAGAAGCCGGTCGCGTCGCCGTCGCTGCGCTGCAGGTTGCGCGCGTAGTGGTTGGCAAACCCCGAGGCGGTCAGCAGGCCGAACAGCGGCAGCATCAGCCACGGCAGCAGGTGCGCGTTGCCGGCGCCGCCGTGGCCTTCGATGATCCAGCCAAACAGCATCACCACCGCAATGAAACCCAGCGAGCCCCACACCCGGATCAACCCGTAGCGATGGCTGTCGCTGCCCAGGTGGGTCAACGTGATCGATTCGAATTGCGGCATCACCGCGTTGTAGAAGAAGCAGAACGCGACCATCGCCGGGTACAGCCACGGTTGCGGCAGCGGCAGCAGGAACGCGCAGAACGTGAGCAGGGTCAGCACGCAGCCCAAGCGCAGCCAGAAGATCGGGCGCGGCGAGGCGGCGGCGAGCGAGGTCCACGTGGTGGGCGCGACGATGCGGGTGGCGTACCAGATGCCCATCATCACGCTGATCGCGGTGACGCTCATCCCGCGGGAGGTCAGGAACAACGACCAGTACGGGGTGAACGCGCCGAGCGCGGCGTAGTAGACCAGGTAGAACGAAGAGAGGCGGACGACCGGTACGGCGTCGCGGGTGGGGGCGGTCATGCGGGATCTCGATGGGCGCGCACCCATCAACGGTGGGTACCAACCGGTGCATTATGCCGGTGTCACCCGACCGTTGGTCGGGTGAACGACCCACCGATCCGCCACGACGCGGTAGCACCCGACCGTTGGTCGGGTGACACCCTCACTCCGGATCGTAATCCAGGTTCGAGGCCAGCCAGCGCTCGGCCTGCACGCGGTCCACGCCCTTGCGCTTGGCGTAGTCGCTCACCTGCTCGCGCGACACCCGCCCCACCACGAAATACTGGCTCTGCGGATGGCTGAAGTAATAGCCGGATACGGCCGCCGTCGGCAACATCGCAAAGCTCTCGGTGAGCTGCATGTCGGCGTTGCGCTCGGCGTCCAGCAGCCGGAACAGCGTGGCCTTTTCGCTGTGCTCGGGGCAGGCCGGGTAGCCCGGGGCCGGGCGGATGCCGCTGTACTTCTCGGCGATCAACGCTTCGTTGTCCAGATGTTCGTCGGGCTGGTAGCCCCAGTAGTCGGTGCGCACGTGCTGGTGCAGGCGCTCAGCCAGCGCTTCGGCGAAGCGGTCGGCCAGCGCCTTGAGCAGGATGGCGTTGTAGTCGTCGTGGTCGGCCTCGAAACGGGCCACGTGCGCGTCGATGCCGATCCCGGCGGTCACCGCGAACGCGCCGATCCAGTCCTGCTTGCCGCTGTCGGCCGGGGCGATGAAATCGGCCAGACAGAAATCCGGCCGCTCCACCGGCTTGTCGACCTGCTGGCGCAGGAAGTGCAGCACCGCCGGGCCGTCGTCGGTGCGCAGGTGCACGTCGTCGCCGACGCTGTTGGCCGGCCACAGCCCGAACACCGCCTTGGCGGTCAGCCATTTTTCGCTGACGATGCGGTCGAGCATCGCGCGCGCGTCGCGGTACAGCTCGGTGGCCTGCGTGCCCACGATCTCATCGGTGAGGATGGCCGGGTACTTGCCGGCCAGTTCCCAGGCCTGGAAGAACGGCGTCCAGTCGATCACCCCGACCAGGTCGGCCAGGGGGTAGTCGTGCAGCACGTGCAGGCCCGGCTTGCGCGGCGTGGGCGGGGTGTAGGCGGCCCAGTCGCCGCTGAAGCGCTGCGCACGCGCCTTGGCCAGCGTTACCAGGCGCTTGGCGTCGCCGCGGTTGCGGTGGCGCTGGCGGATGTCGGCGTAGTCGGCCTCGTTGGCGGCCACGAAGGCCTCGCGCAGTTCGCTGGAAATCAGCGACTGGGCCACGCCGACCGCACGCGAGGCATCCTTCACCCAGACCGTGGGCGCCTTGTAGTGCGGGTCGATCTTCAGCGCGGTGTGCGCGCGCGAGGTGGTCGCGCCGCCGATCATCAGCGGCATCGTGAAGCCCTGCCGCTCCATTTCGCGGGCGACGTGGCTCATTTCCTCCAGCGACGGCGTGATCAGGCCGGACAGGCCGATGATGTCGGCATTCTCGGCGCGCGCGGCGTCGAGGATCTTCTGCGCCGGCACCATCACGCCCAGGTCGACCACCTCGAAGTTGTTGCAGGCCAGGACCACGCCGACGATGTTCTTGCCGATGTCGTGCACGTCGCCCTTGACCGTGGCCATGATGATCTTGCCGTTGCTCTTGGCGGTGTCGCCGCTGCGTGCCTTCTCCGCTTCGATGTACGGCAGCAGGTAGGCCACCGCCTTCTTCATCACGCGTGCGGATTTGACCACCTGCGGCAGGAACATCTTGCCGGCGCCGAACAGGTCGCCCACGATGTTCATGCCGTCCATCAACGGCCCTTCGATCACGTCCAGCGGGCGGCTGGAACGGGCGCGGGCTTCTTCGGTATCGGCCTCCACCCAGGCGTCCAGGCCGTGCACCAGCGCATGCGCCAGGCGCGCGTCGATCGGCTTCTCGCGCCAGGCCAGGTCTTCGCCCTTGACCTCGCCCTTCTTGCCCTTGTAACGCTCGGCGATCTCCAGCAGGCGCTCGGTGCCGTCGCGGCGACGGTTGAGGATCACGTCCTCCACGCGTTCGCGCAGCTCCGGGTCCAGCTCGTCGTAGATCGGCATGGCGCCGGCGTTGACGATGCCCATGTCCATGCCGGCGGCGATGGCGTGGTACAGGAATACCGCATGGATCGCCTGGCGCACGCTTTCGTTGCCGCGGAAGGAGAACGACACGTTGGAGACGCCGCCGGAGACATGGCAGTGCGGCAGGGTGCGCTTGATGATGCGGGTGGCTTCGATGAAGTCGACCGCGTAGTTGTCGTGTTCCTCGATGCCGGTGGCGACGGCGAAGATGTTCGGATCGAAGATGATGTCCTGCGGCGGGAAGCCCACCTCGTCCACCAGGATCCGGTAGGCGCGGGTGCAGATCTCCACCTTGCGCGCGCAGGTGTCGGCCTGGCCGTCCTCGTCGAAGGCCATCACCACCGCGGCGGCGCCATAGCGCAGTACCTTGCGCGCGTGCTCGATGAACTGCGCCTCGCCTTCCTTGAGCGAGATCGAATTGACCACGCTCTTGCCCTGCAGGCACTTCAGTCCGGCCTCGATCACGCTCCATTTGGAGGAATCGACCATCACCGGGATCCGCGCGATGTCCGGCTCGGACATGATCAGGTTGAGGTAGCGCGTCATCGCCTTTTCGGAATCGATGAGGCCCTCGTCCATGTTCACATCGAGGATCTGCGCGCCGTTGGCCACCTGCTGGCGCGCCACGTCCACCGCCTCTTCGTAGCGCTCCTCCTTGACCAGCTTGCGGAACTGCGCGCTGCCGGTGACGTTGGTGCGTTCGCCGATGTTGACGAACAGCAGGTCCGGCGTGATCACCAGCGGCTCGAGGCCGGACAGGCGGGTGGGGCGGGGAGTCGTCATGGGCGGGCGGGCACGTGCTGGCGGGGGAGGGTCAACGACAACGGGAGGCGGATGCGCTCACGCGGCATCCTCCAGGGCGGGGCCGGGCAGGGCGCGCGGCGGCAGGTCGGCCACCGCCTCGGCGATGGCCCGGATGTGCGCGGGGGTGGTGCCGCAGCAGCCCCCCACCAGGTTGAGCAGGCCGGCGCTGGCGAACTCGCGCAGGGTGCCGGCCATTTCCTCGGGGGTTTCGTCGTACTCGCCGAACGCGTTGGGCAGGCCGGCGTTGGGATGCGCGCTGACCAGGCAGTCGGCCACGATCGACAGGGTTTCCACGTGCGGGCGCATGTCGTCGGCACCCAGCGCGCAGTTCAGCCCGACCGACAGCGGTCGGCTGTGCGCGACCGAGGCATAGAACGCCTCGGCGGTCTGCCCGGACAGGGTGCGCCCGGATGCATCGGTGATGGTGCCGGAGATCATGATCGGCAGGCGCGCGCCCCGGT
This is a stretch of genomic DNA from Stenotrophomonas rhizophila. It encodes these proteins:
- a CDS encoding amidohydrolase family protein — translated: MRPTRLWALLLAAVALPAAAEPILFENARVFDGQRDRGITPVLIDGARIVHIGTPLPAAATGARRVDYTGKTLLPALVSNHAHVGNTQGLEHGDRFYTRDNVVRDLRQFQRYGITTVTALGMNGADFFALRTEVNADPRLGAQLYGAGGGIGAPDGAPPADSMGLRHDPVARPRTAEQARAAVATQHADGVDLIKLWVDDLGGKRPMMTPEVYRAAIAEAHARGLTVAAHIHDLDQARDLVDARVDILAHGIRDRAVDPMLARKMRDQGTWYIPTVAIDEANYWYAEHPQALHQPFLRQALHRDVLARWSQPEWQRAQLAGSGIPAARAAVATNLDNVRRLHAAGVKLGFGTDGGAMPHRVIGVAEHRELQLLVQAGLSPAQALQVATSQAADLLGLADRGRIAAGKRADLLVLDADPLTDIANTQRIGAVWQAGQEVAGPITE
- a CDS encoding MFS transporter, whose protein sequence is MTAPTRDAVPVVRLSSFYLVYYAALGAFTPYWSLFLTSRGMSVTAISVMMGIWYATRIVAPTTWTSLAAASPRPIFWLRLGCVLTLLTFCAFLLPLPQPWLYPAMVAFCFFYNAVMPQFESITLTHLGSDSHRYGLIRVWGSLGFIAVVMLFGWIIEGHGGAGNAHLLPWLMLPLFGLLTASGFANHYARNLQRSDGDATGFWQIVRKPQVLAFFLAAFMEQLSFGPYYTFFSVYMDHHGYATSTLGLLWTVGVVFEVGVFFTIGRFFRRYDASWMLLIALLSSTVRWAITALFPENLPVMLMAQTAHALGFAAFFAAAMQMLATYFPGRLNGHGQGLLYGFSSGVGGVLGALIAGQLWGIDQGRTAFLAGSGFALAGALLCFFAISLPLLRARPRR
- a CDS encoding DUF2058 domain-containing protein, whose amino-acid sequence is MSDTLRDQLLGLGFKSAPKPERKPDARRDGRPGNKPHGARPPGKPGEARPPREGAPGRPPREGDAARRAPHGKGRPGGGNRPGQGQNAGQGKPRSREDIDLAKAYAIRAQKEKDDRIEAERLKQEEARLRREAKAKLDVLLEGKSLNDAGAEIARHFNYGGKIKRVYVTADQLKALNAGELGVLQQNGRYLLVTAAVLDEAEAIFAPSVALRVDPNATAEADPYADPAYQVPDDLVW
- a CDS encoding SlyX family protein; this translates as MHDSTPTPREQALEARLIELEMRVSFQEQALAELSEALADARIEGSRNADLTRLLLEDLGKVRNALYSDSGEEPPPPHY
- the metH gene encoding methionine synthase yields the protein MTTPRPTRLSGLEPLVITPDLLFVNIGERTNVTGSAQFRKLVKEERYEEAVDVARQQVANGAQILDVNMDEGLIDSEKAMTRYLNLIMSEPDIARIPVMVDSSKWSVIEAGLKCLQGKSVVNSISLKEGEAQFIEHARKVLRYGAAAVVMAFDEDGQADTCARKVEICTRAYRILVDEVGFPPQDIIFDPNIFAVATGIEEHDNYAVDFIEATRIIKRTLPHCHVSGGVSNVSFSFRGNESVRQAIHAVFLYHAIAAGMDMGIVNAGAMPIYDELDPELRERVEDVILNRRRDGTERLLEIAERYKGKKGEVKGEDLAWREKPIDARLAHALVHGLDAWVEADTEEARARSSRPLDVIEGPLMDGMNIVGDLFGAGKMFLPQVVKSARVMKKAVAYLLPYIEAEKARSGDTAKSNGKIIMATVKGDVHDIGKNIVGVVLACNNFEVVDLGVMVPAQKILDAARAENADIIGLSGLITPSLEEMSHVAREMERQGFTMPLMIGGATTSRAHTALKIDPHYKAPTVWVKDASRAVGVAQSLISSELREAFVAANEADYADIRQRHRNRGDAKRLVTLAKARAQRFSGDWAAYTPPTPRKPGLHVLHDYPLADLVGVIDWTPFFQAWELAGKYPAILTDEIVGTQATELYRDARAMLDRIVSEKWLTAKAVFGLWPANSVGDDVHLRTDDGPAVLHFLRQQVDKPVERPDFCLADFIAPADSGKQDWIGAFAVTAGIGIDAHVARFEADHDDYNAILLKALADRFAEALAERLHQHVRTDYWGYQPDEHLDNEALIAEKYSGIRPAPGYPACPEHSEKATLFRLLDAERNADMQLTESFAMLPTAAVSGYYFSHPQSQYFVVGRVSREQVSDYAKRKGVDRVQAERWLASNLDYDPE
- a CDS encoding UDP-glucose dehydrogenase family protein, whose amino-acid sequence is MRVAIFGTGYVGLVTGTCLADVGHQVVCVDIDQAKVDGLNRGVIPIYEPGLEPMVKANHAASRLAFTTDAASAITHGQVIFIAVGTPPDEDGSADLQYVLAVARTIGTHMAVPTVVVNKSTVPVGTADKVRAAIAEVLAARGVEIAFDVVSNPEFLKEGDAVADCMRPDRIVVGASNPDSVALMRRLYAPFNRNHDRVVEMDVRSAELTKYAANAMLATKISFMNEIANIAEKVGADIEQVRQGIGSDPRIGWHFIYPGAGYGGSCFPKDVQALARTAQQYGHEPKLLNAVEAVNEAQKGHLYQLIQRHYDRGEDEGVRGKTFAVWGLAFKPNTDDMREASSRRLLAQLWEGGATVRAYDPEATDEARRIFGQRDDLVFCDNAYDALDGADALVVVTEWKQFRSPDFVRLREMLNDAVVFDGRNLYDPQEIEAAGLAYYGIGRGRSLHA